A genomic window from Candidatus Methylacidiphilum fumarolicum includes:
- a CDS encoding pyruvate dehydrogenase complex dihydrolipoamide acetyltransferase: MKEITMPLLSPSMSEGQIVRWLKKEGDPIQEGEVIAEIETDKAIMDLEAFESGVLKKILLPEGGRAPVNAPIALIESESEEAISAPQVQKEAMEMKETSSLTKSMGQLREVTEKEPAQRIKSSPLARKIAREEGVELSSIQGTGPGGRILKRDVLGSLEQKGKLPIQKPPGISGAPQPDLSETKIPLSMMREKIAKRLLESKTTIPHFYLETEIFVSSLSRLRNELNLYYSQQEQPWKFTYNDFFLKATVEAVKKVPSVNASWNIDSILKHNVINIALAVALEDGLITPVIKNARDKSLMTLSKEAKELIQKAQERKLSPEEYMGGTITISNLGMYGIDNFFAIIDPPQAMILAIGAVVKKPLIDSQNNIIVGEVVRVTASCDHRVIDGATGAKFLKEFKSLLENPLSMLV; the protein is encoded by the coding sequence ATGAAAGAAATCACCATGCCTTTGTTGAGCCCTTCGATGTCCGAAGGGCAGATTGTTAGATGGTTAAAAAAAGAAGGAGACCCTATCCAAGAAGGGGAAGTGATTGCGGAAATTGAAACAGATAAAGCAATCATGGATTTAGAAGCTTTCGAATCTGGTGTCCTTAAAAAAATTCTGCTTCCAGAGGGGGGAAGAGCTCCAGTTAATGCTCCTATTGCTTTAATAGAATCGGAATCGGAAGAAGCCATTTCGGCTCCGCAAGTTCAAAAAGAAGCAATGGAGATGAAAGAAACTAGTTCTTTGACAAAATCAATGGGCCAACTCAGAGAAGTTACCGAAAAAGAGCCTGCCCAAAGGATAAAATCTTCTCCTTTAGCTAGGAAAATTGCTCGAGAGGAAGGTGTTGAACTTTCCTCAATTCAAGGAACAGGTCCTGGTGGCAGAATTCTAAAAAGGGATGTTTTGGGTTCTTTAGAACAGAAAGGGAAGCTCCCTATTCAAAAGCCTCCTGGTATTTCTGGTGCTCCACAACCTGACTTATCCGAGACCAAAATTCCTCTTTCAATGATGAGGGAAAAAATCGCAAAACGTCTTTTAGAGAGCAAGACCACCATTCCCCATTTTTATCTAGAAACAGAAATCTTCGTTAGCTCTCTTTCGCGATTGAGAAATGAGCTTAATCTTTATTATTCTCAGCAGGAGCAACCATGGAAATTCACTTACAACGACTTCTTCTTAAAGGCTACCGTCGAAGCTGTAAAAAAAGTACCTTCCGTCAATGCTTCCTGGAACATTGATTCTATTTTAAAACATAATGTTATCAATATTGCCCTTGCCGTTGCATTAGAGGATGGACTTATCACCCCTGTTATCAAAAACGCCCGAGATAAATCTCTCATGACGCTATCAAAAGAAGCAAAGGAGCTTATACAAAAAGCCCAAGAAAGAAAACTCTCCCCAGAAGAGTACATGGGGGGGACCATTACCATATCGAATTTAGGAATGTATGGCATTGATAACTTTTTTGCTATTATTGACCCTCCTCAAGCAATGATCCTGGCTATAGGAGCAGTTGTAAAAAAGCCCTTAATCGATTCTCAGAACAATATTATTGTAGGAGAAGTTGTAAGAGTCACTGCCTCGTGTGACCACAGGGTAATTGATGGAGCAACAGGAGCAAAATTTTTAAAGGAATTTAAGTCATTGTTGGAAAATCCGCTCTCCATGCTAGTCTAA
- the pdhA gene encoding pyruvate dehydrogenase (acetyl-transferring) E1 component subunit alpha produces MVDNISFSEQVHEDIKSSGLAELPKEMRLELYKMMVLIRRFEEKSSQSFMQAKIKGFCHLCIGQEAIAVGVCAAIGPEDVVVTAYRDHGIALARGVSPKACMAELYGKSTGTSKGMGGSMHLFDKRKKFFGGHAIVAAQCPIAAGVAFAQRYLKENTVTVCLLGDGAVNQGVFHETLNLVSLWKLPVVYIIENNQYAMGTEIHRSTAGLPLVKKSVAYDMAGMVIDGMNVEEVRKKVLEAANLARNENCPVLIEARTYRFRGHSMSDPDTYRTKEEIAEAKKRDPIALYSQLLLDLGILTRDLIAQIDKEIKKVIQEAVQYAESSPEPDLELARNICFADEDSIEPPQRPLYGLIVD; encoded by the coding sequence ATGGTTGACAATATATCCTTCTCAGAACAGGTACATGAAGACATTAAAAGTAGTGGTCTAGCGGAATTGCCAAAGGAAATGAGACTTGAGTTGTACAAGATGATGGTTTTGATACGAAGATTTGAAGAAAAATCTTCCCAATCTTTTATGCAGGCAAAAATTAAAGGCTTTTGTCATCTTTGCATTGGACAAGAAGCCATAGCGGTAGGCGTTTGCGCAGCGATAGGACCTGAAGATGTTGTTGTCACAGCCTATAGAGATCATGGCATAGCCTTAGCTCGAGGGGTCTCCCCTAAAGCCTGCATGGCTGAACTTTATGGAAAATCCACAGGCACATCCAAAGGCATGGGTGGTTCGATGCATCTTTTTGATAAGAGAAAGAAATTTTTCGGTGGTCATGCTATCGTAGCTGCCCAATGCCCCATAGCTGCAGGCGTTGCCTTTGCTCAAAGATATCTTAAAGAGAACACTGTTACGGTGTGTCTTTTGGGTGATGGAGCTGTTAATCAAGGGGTATTTCATGAAACTCTCAATCTTGTTTCCTTATGGAAACTTCCTGTCGTGTATATTATCGAGAATAATCAATATGCAATGGGTACCGAAATTCACAGATCGACTGCTGGTTTACCCCTTGTAAAAAAATCTGTTGCCTATGACATGGCAGGCATGGTTATCGATGGGATGAATGTGGAAGAAGTAAGGAAAAAAGTGCTAGAAGCAGCTAATCTTGCCAGAAACGAAAACTGCCCTGTTTTAATTGAAGCAAGGACGTATAGATTTAGGGGCCATTCGATGTCGGATCCTGATACGTATCGAACAAAAGAAGAAATTGCTGAAGCTAAGAAAAGAGATCCAATAGCCCTTTATAGCCAACTACTCTTAGATCTGGGGATTTTGACAAGAGATCTCATTGCTCAGATTGATAAAGAAATCAAAAAAGTGATTCAAGAAGCTGTGCAATATGCTGAATCGAGTCCTGAACCTGATCTCGAATTGGCAAGGAACATTTGTTTTGCGGACGAAGATTCAATCGAGCCGCCTCAAAGGCCCTTGTATGGACTTATTGTCGACTAG
- a CDS encoding tetratricopeptide repeat protein, producing the protein MPDIKNKEKIGPILNKILNKTFFLIVFSSFLFFFQPLESQGKLQKTTPSPKTDGVSTPQDWFLEAYFITREADGLLSSKNYIEAEKKYRIAYSLLGSLRATYPEWETAIVRYRTKYIKEKLEHLSRLNAQNTTEKKKFQEDFEQDNNLSLLVNPQPSVSLEELQALKNKIANLSKQLELLRKEKEALLENLPYNQPKSRTETLKTESTTNQVFQGMTLQELSHLPQIKDQQKNRKNLTSQLEKALEEAKKTAQQLKEENSLLKKELQDVQSSLHNQKEISQKPNETRQLAILQRENMVLKKTLGQLLDKQKRIEEEKEALALELEKANKLLAFIGEKEEVLAERLPPKVTKESMAALKQKTQIEPAAQSLAFRKESVVEEIRNLFDRGARLYSEKRYKEAYDVYHKVLSLDPSSGIGWLNLGLVTLAMEKNSEASLYLKKAVEFLPRDPMPYALLGQLYFQNGSLTAATEMVEKAVKLDPQNAKLRKELGEIYKARGLELLAAKELNKAIELNPYDGMAHFDLALVYISYNPPLVAQAKRHYRDAISLGVPKDERLEQKIGYSTQR; encoded by the coding sequence ATGCCAGACATTAAAAATAAAGAAAAAATAGGGCCTATCCTGAATAAAATTCTTAATAAGACTTTTTTTTTGATTGTTTTTTCTTCTTTCCTTTTTTTCTTTCAACCTCTAGAAAGCCAAGGCAAACTACAAAAGACAACCCCTAGTCCAAAAACAGATGGGGTGTCAACACCTCAGGATTGGTTTCTGGAAGCTTATTTTATCACAAGAGAAGCTGATGGTCTTCTTTCTTCAAAAAATTATATAGAAGCTGAAAAAAAATATCGAATCGCCTACAGTTTACTTGGTTCATTAAGAGCTACTTATCCAGAATGGGAAACGGCTATTGTCCGCTATCGGACCAAATACATTAAGGAAAAGCTCGAGCATCTCTCTCGTTTAAATGCTCAGAATACTACTGAAAAAAAAAAGTTTCAGGAAGACTTCGAACAAGACAACAACCTAAGTCTGTTGGTCAATCCACAACCATCCGTAAGCCTGGAAGAACTGCAAGCTCTCAAAAACAAGATAGCCAACCTCTCCAAGCAACTAGAATTATTGAGAAAAGAAAAGGAAGCTCTTCTGGAGAATCTCCCTTACAATCAGCCAAAGTCAAGAACGGAAACGTTGAAAACGGAATCGACAACAAACCAAGTCTTTCAAGGAATGACATTACAAGAACTCTCTCATCTTCCCCAAATCAAAGATCAACAAAAGAATCGAAAAAATCTTACCTCCCAATTGGAAAAAGCTCTGGAGGAGGCAAAAAAAACCGCTCAACAGCTAAAGGAAGAAAATAGCCTACTGAAAAAGGAGCTTCAGGATGTCCAATCTAGTTTGCATAATCAAAAAGAAATATCTCAAAAGCCAAACGAGACCAGACAGTTAGCCATTCTTCAGAGGGAAAATATGGTTCTTAAAAAAACCCTTGGCCAACTTTTGGACAAACAAAAGCGGATTGAGGAGGAAAAAGAAGCTTTGGCTTTGGAATTGGAAAAAGCAAATAAATTGTTGGCTTTTATAGGAGAAAAAGAAGAAGTTCTGGCAGAGAGATTGCCACCTAAAGTTACTAAAGAATCAATGGCTGCCTTGAAGCAAAAGACGCAAATTGAGCCAGCCGCACAAAGCTTGGCTTTCAGAAAGGAATCGGTCGTCGAAGAGATTCGAAATCTTTTTGATCGAGGAGCAAGGCTCTACAGTGAGAAAAGATATAAGGAAGCGTATGACGTCTATCATAAAGTTCTTAGTCTTGATCCATCAAGTGGCATTGGATGGTTGAATTTAGGCCTTGTAACTCTTGCAATGGAAAAAAATTCTGAGGCTTCCCTGTATTTAAAAAAAGCGGTTGAATTTCTTCCTAGAGATCCTATGCCATATGCTTTGTTGGGACAGCTTTATTTTCAGAATGGTTCTTTAACAGCTGCGACTGAAATGGTCGAAAAAGCCGTAAAACTGGATCCTCAAAATGCTAAACTTAGAAAGGAGCTTGGAGAAATTTACAAGGCAAGGGGATTAGAATTATTGGCTGCCAAAGAGCTGAATAAAGCTATTGAATTGAACCCATATGATGGAATGGCTCATTTCGATTTAGCTTTAGTCTATATCTCTTATAATCCCCCGTTGGTGGCTCAAGCTAAACGGCACTATAGAGATGCAATTTCATTGGGAGTTCCTAAAGATGAACGTCTAGAACAAAAAATCGGATACTCAACCCAAAGATAA
- a CDS encoding c-type cytochrome, translating to MKKISIVYLMLSLLPFGSLFAQAKNPYTPSDKTVVSQGKELYFKMGCNGCHGAGGGGGMCPSFIDDTWVFGSDDQTLFKLIKGQIPQQTMPRMFGGVLTDDEIWKVITFVRYCKVAASEQAGGTSGQINIDKKSCAIVEADPHWLRAVLPKLTGYQSQYVLVFDASSKNFSSAEDSKLAGSTLAVLDNSSGKEIAGLLHAKPKVYPDKERELGKPVEDLLAGKVDGAILWAPLAAFYTMELDSSRKLKMIAFSKAYPAPKGFEGQEQSSMVYVTKCAEALLNVLKVYNVAPK from the coding sequence ATGAAAAAAATTAGCATTGTTTATTTAATGTTGTCTTTGTTGCCATTTGGCAGTCTTTTTGCCCAAGCGAAAAATCCTTATACTCCATCAGACAAAACGGTCGTTTCTCAGGGTAAAGAATTATACTTTAAGATGGGATGTAACGGCTGTCATGGAGCAGGGGGTGGCGGTGGGATGTGCCCTTCTTTTATAGATGATACGTGGGTTTTTGGTAGCGATGATCAGACCCTATTTAAACTCATTAAAGGACAGATTCCTCAACAAACAATGCCAAGAATGTTTGGTGGAGTGCTGACCGATGACGAAATATGGAAGGTTATTACCTTTGTAAGGTATTGTAAAGTTGCTGCTTCCGAACAGGCCGGAGGAACATCGGGTCAAATAAATATAGATAAGAAATCATGTGCTATTGTGGAAGCTGACCCTCATTGGCTCAGAGCCGTTCTTCCCAAATTGACGGGATATCAAAGCCAATATGTTTTAGTTTTTGATGCCTCTTCAAAGAATTTCTCATCTGCAGAAGACAGTAAACTTGCTGGCTCTACACTCGCTGTTCTCGATAACAGTTCTGGAAAAGAAATAGCTGGTTTGCTTCATGCCAAACCTAAAGTATATCCTGATAAAGAAAGAGAACTAGGGAAACCAGTGGAAGATCTTTTAGCAGGGAAAGTAGATGGAGCTATCTTATGGGCTCCTCTGGCCGCATTTTATACAATGGAATTGGATTCATCGAGGAAACTTAAAATGATAGCATTTTCCAAAGCATATCCCGCGCCTAAAGGATTTGAAGGTCAAGAACAAAGCTCTATGGTATATGTAACAAAATGCGCTGAGGCCTTGCTCAATGTACTAAAAGTATATAATGTAGCTCCAAAATAA
- a CDS encoding 4a-hydroxytetrahydrobiopterin dehydratase, with the protein MGQNLSEEKCVACRGDAPKVTPEEKEILSRQIPEWKIVEKNGVEMLERKYEFPDFASALMFTERVGKLAENEKHHPSILTEWGKVTVWWWTHKINGLHRNDFIMAAKTDSLYQPLLKDYIES; encoded by the coding sequence ATGGGACAGAATCTTTCAGAAGAAAAATGTGTTGCTTGCCGTGGCGATGCCCCCAAAGTGACACCAGAAGAGAAGGAAATATTAAGTAGGCAAATTCCAGAATGGAAAATTGTCGAAAAAAATGGGGTAGAAATGTTGGAAAGAAAATATGAGTTCCCTGATTTTGCTTCGGCTCTGATGTTTACTGAAAGAGTCGGAAAACTTGCAGAGAATGAAAAACATCATCCTTCTATTTTGACGGAATGGGGAAAAGTTACAGTGTGGTGGTGGACCCACAAGATCAACGGATTACATCGCAACGATTTTATTATGGCAGCAAAAACAGATAGCCTCTATCAACCACTTTTAAAAGATTATATTGAATCGTAA
- a CDS encoding NAD(P)-dependent oxidoreductase, with the protein MSKRIGFVGVGRMGANMARRLHDLKYPVTVVYDINQKVAEEVAKEIGAEATTKLARVTELSDVIFTVVSDDAAMYKIFAKNGDSLLIGAKGKIFINTATISPKTHIEVGKLCEEVGAEAIEACMASSIPQARSGTLYFMLGGKKQVVDEVEPILKDMSSSMRYCGELGSAAKVKALVNMVMNINTAALAEGLGLAKALNLDLNMIREVFSQTGANSRVLQTDGEDMQNREHSCFFSAEHALKDSGIALNLAKETGLNLPLAQATYNQYQRLVKKGFGQYDKSAISELTFPDRHGLDKD; encoded by the coding sequence ATGAGTAAAAGAATTGGTTTTGTAGGCGTAGGAAGAATGGGAGCCAATATGGCCAGACGCCTTCATGATTTAAAATATCCTGTTACTGTGGTCTACGACATTAATCAAAAAGTCGCAGAAGAAGTAGCAAAAGAAATAGGAGCAGAAGCAACAACCAAACTTGCTAGAGTAACAGAGCTGTCTGATGTGATTTTCACAGTGGTTTCCGATGACGCTGCAATGTATAAAATTTTTGCTAAAAATGGGGACAGTCTTTTGATTGGAGCTAAAGGAAAAATATTTATTAATACCGCCACTATTTCCCCAAAAACTCATATAGAAGTCGGCAAACTTTGTGAAGAAGTAGGAGCCGAAGCTATAGAAGCATGCATGGCTTCAAGTATTCCTCAAGCAAGAAGTGGTACTTTATATTTCATGCTTGGTGGCAAAAAACAGGTTGTTGATGAAGTCGAACCTATACTCAAGGACATGTCGTCTTCGATGCGTTATTGTGGTGAATTAGGTTCAGCAGCAAAAGTCAAAGCCCTTGTAAACATGGTGATGAACATCAATACTGCCGCTCTAGCTGAAGGCCTGGGACTTGCAAAAGCTCTCAACCTCGATTTAAATATGATTAGAGAAGTATTTTCCCAAACTGGAGCTAACTCTAGAGTTTTGCAGACAGATGGAGAAGATATGCAAAATAGAGAACATTCTTGTTTCTTCTCTGCCGAACATGCCTTGAAAGACAGCGGCATTGCTCTTAATTTAGCAAAAGAAACTGGATTGAATCTCCCACTTGCCCAAGCCACTTATAACCAATATCAAAGACTGGTTAAAAAAGGATTTGGTCAGTACGATAAATCCGCCATATCCGAGTTGACATTTCCAGACCGTCACGGATTAGATAAAGACTAA
- the lpdA gene encoding dihydrolipoyl dehydrogenase, which translates to MNTLDLIIIGGGPAGYVAALRASQLGKKVAVVEADKLGGVCSNWGCIPSKTLLKTAEFIERCKKADAFGLEISGLKFDYSKVIARSRQSANRMSSGVEYLFKSRGIQWIKAKGKINKDKKIRMTFPDGKTEELSAPYILLSTGCKAKTLPFIKVDGKLIFTSREALETTRLPKKILIVGGGAIGVEFAYFYKCMGSEVIIVEMASEILPGTDSEISKALQKSFSKKGITIYCSTVVEKCWNIKEKIHVRLKGAVNETIESEAMLLAIGVSAHLEDVLEPDFELQTQNGFIAVDEKYQTSVDGIFAAGDIIGPPLLAHAAFREGWEAIDCIFLGKYSTRPHFVPSCVYCQPQVATVGMTEEEVKKASIPYKVAKYPYSANGKAVASGEIEGFVKLLISDPEGEILGAHIIGEDASELIGEFSLAKTLESTAEELFLAIHPHPTLSEMVGEVALLAEGQGLHL; encoded by the coding sequence ATGAATACACTGGATTTGATTATTATTGGTGGAGGTCCTGCTGGCTATGTTGCTGCGTTGAGAGCCTCTCAGTTAGGTAAAAAAGTAGCTGTTGTCGAAGCAGATAAATTGGGAGGTGTATGTTCCAATTGGGGATGTATCCCTTCCAAAACCTTACTTAAAACAGCTGAGTTTATAGAAAGATGCAAAAAAGCTGATGCCTTTGGACTGGAAATTTCGGGACTAAAATTCGATTATAGTAAAGTGATTGCCCGAAGCAGGCAATCTGCAAATCGCATGTCCTCTGGTGTTGAATATTTATTTAAATCAAGAGGAATTCAATGGATTAAAGCTAAAGGCAAAATTAACAAAGATAAAAAAATAAGAATGACTTTTCCTGATGGGAAAACTGAAGAACTTTCTGCTCCCTATATTCTTCTTTCTACAGGATGTAAAGCAAAAACTTTACCTTTTATTAAAGTCGATGGCAAACTGATATTTACAAGCCGGGAGGCTTTAGAAACTACCAGACTTCCCAAAAAAATTCTCATTGTTGGGGGAGGCGCCATAGGGGTAGAATTTGCCTATTTTTATAAGTGTATGGGATCTGAAGTCATTATCGTTGAAATGGCTTCGGAAATACTCCCTGGAACAGACAGTGAAATTTCTAAAGCCTTGCAAAAAAGTTTCTCCAAAAAGGGCATCACCATCTATTGTTCAACGGTTGTAGAAAAATGTTGGAATATTAAAGAGAAAATTCATGTAAGATTGAAAGGAGCGGTTAACGAAACAATCGAGTCTGAAGCTATGCTTCTTGCTATTGGAGTTTCAGCTCATCTAGAAGATGTTTTGGAGCCCGATTTTGAGCTTCAAACCCAAAATGGATTTATTGCTGTTGACGAAAAATATCAAACGTCTGTAGATGGGATCTTCGCAGCTGGAGATATTATTGGCCCACCTTTACTCGCTCATGCTGCCTTTAGAGAAGGATGGGAAGCTATTGATTGCATTTTTCTTGGGAAATACTCCACAAGACCTCACTTTGTTCCTTCCTGCGTTTATTGCCAACCTCAAGTTGCTACTGTAGGGATGACTGAAGAGGAAGTTAAAAAGGCAAGCATTCCATATAAGGTTGCTAAATACCCATATAGTGCTAATGGAAAGGCCGTTGCCTCTGGTGAAATAGAAGGATTTGTCAAATTACTAATTAGTGATCCTGAAGGAGAAATTCTAGGAGCACACATTATAGGGGAGGATGCAAGCGAACTTATTGGTGAATTTTCTCTTGCAAAAACCTTAGAAAGCACAGCCGAAGAGCTATTCCTAGCCATTCATCCACATCCAACTTTATCAGAGATGGTCGGAGAAGTTGCACTTCTTGCAGAAGGTCAGGGACTCCATCTTTAA
- a CDS encoding alpha-ketoacid dehydrogenase subunit beta: protein MANLTYRQALNEALSEELERDNTVFLIGEEVGEYGGAFKVSQGLLKKFGPERIIDTPISEAAFTGLAVGAVMYGLRPIVEFMNWSFALVAFDQIINNAGSIRFMSGGQFNFPIVFRGPSGGGTQIGATHSHSLENWLANVPTFTIINPAFPADAKGLLKSAIRSNNPVCFFEGERLYGIQGEVPEEKDFLVPIGKAQIVTEGKDVTVLSSGFSTHVVLQALETLSKENISVEIIDLRTIKPYDFDLVASSIEKTNRLVIVEEGKPFAGWGAQIAYDVQRLLFDELDAPIYRVSNLDIPNPYNGKLEQEILPNPLRVIQAVHDVLR, encoded by the coding sequence ATGGCTAATCTTACTTATCGACAGGCGCTCAATGAAGCATTGAGTGAAGAACTTGAAAGAGACAACACTGTATTTCTTATTGGCGAAGAGGTTGGAGAATACGGAGGAGCTTTTAAAGTTTCTCAAGGACTCTTAAAGAAGTTTGGACCTGAACGGATCATTGATACGCCAATTTCAGAAGCAGCCTTCACGGGTTTAGCTGTTGGCGCGGTAATGTACGGTCTAAGGCCGATCGTTGAGTTCATGAACTGGAGCTTTGCATTGGTTGCTTTTGATCAAATTATAAACAATGCTGGTTCCATCAGATTTATGTCTGGGGGTCAATTTAATTTTCCTATAGTCTTTCGCGGTCCTTCTGGTGGCGGAACTCAAATAGGAGCTACCCATTCTCATTCCCTGGAAAATTGGCTTGCCAATGTTCCTACCTTTACTATCATCAATCCAGCTTTTCCTGCTGATGCCAAAGGACTATTGAAAAGTGCGATTCGGTCGAACAACCCCGTTTGTTTTTTCGAAGGAGAAAGACTTTATGGGATTCAAGGCGAGGTACCCGAAGAAAAAGATTTTCTTGTACCAATTGGAAAGGCACAAATTGTTACAGAAGGAAAAGATGTAACAGTGCTTTCTAGCGGTTTTTCAACACACGTCGTGCTTCAAGCATTAGAAACACTATCCAAGGAGAATATTTCCGTTGAAATTATCGATCTAAGAACAATCAAACCTTACGATTTTGATCTAGTTGCTTCTTCCATAGAAAAAACCAACAGACTTGTCATTGTCGAGGAAGGGAAACCTTTTGCTGGCTGGGGAGCTCAAATTGCTTACGATGTGCAACGGCTTTTGTTTGATGAACTCGATGCGCCCATTTATCGAGTTTCAAATTTAGACATTCCCAATCCATACAATGGAAAACTAGAACAAGAGATCCTACCCAACCCCTTAAGAGTTATACAGGCCGTACACGATGTTTTAAGATAG
- a CDS encoding substrate-binding domain-containing protein: protein MLGLRFHFLHRLKLLSFSLLFVFFIGFVCRAEEICSCADPGNLPFSNQKLEGFENKIAQIVADSLHVPLSYYWFAHQRGLVRNTLKIGKCNVIIGVPSTWGQVLTTKPYYRTSYVMVYKKDKGLNIQSLDDPALKHLKIGVLINSPPHQLLAEKGIIENVVGYSPFFDPVFHPEDFPGKIVEEVLSDKIDIGLVWGPVAGFYIKKKGAALTMVPLTSNNPRIPMAFDISMGVKKGDQELKNKLDQVIDSKHGEILQVLEEYGVPLLRTTADIEQNTNIGKSHEVSAKNVN from the coding sequence ATGTTAGGGTTAAGGTTTCATTTTTTACATAGGCTGAAGCTATTATCCTTTAGCCTTTTATTTGTGTTTTTTATAGGGTTTGTATGCAGGGCAGAGGAAATCTGCTCCTGCGCTGATCCAGGAAATCTTCCTTTTTCGAATCAAAAATTGGAAGGATTTGAGAATAAAATCGCTCAAATCGTAGCCGACTCCCTACATGTTCCTCTTTCTTATTATTGGTTTGCGCATCAACGTGGTCTTGTTCGAAATACGTTGAAAATAGGAAAATGCAATGTGATTATTGGAGTGCCATCGACTTGGGGACAGGTGCTAACTACAAAACCTTATTATAGGACTTCCTATGTAATGGTTTATAAGAAAGATAAGGGATTAAACATTCAATCCTTGGATGATCCCGCTTTGAAGCATTTAAAAATAGGAGTTTTGATAAACAGTCCGCCCCATCAACTTCTTGCTGAAAAAGGGATTATAGAAAATGTTGTTGGATATTCCCCATTTTTTGATCCTGTCTTCCATCCTGAAGATTTCCCTGGGAAAATCGTTGAAGAGGTTTTGAGTGATAAAATTGATATTGGGCTTGTCTGGGGACCAGTGGCCGGCTTTTACATCAAAAAGAAGGGGGCAGCCTTAACCATGGTTCCTTTGACAAGCAATAATCCGAGAATTCCAATGGCCTTTGATATTTCCATGGGGGTCAAAAAGGGGGATCAAGAGCTTAAAAACAAACTTGATCAGGTTATTGATTCGAAACATGGAGAAATTTTACAGGTTCTTGAAGAATATGGTGTTCCATTGCTGAGAACTACAGCTGATATCGAACAAAACACGAATATCGGAAAAAGCCACGAAGTTTCAGCAAAAAACGTCAACTAA